In a genomic window of Bacillota bacterium:
- a CDS encoding ABC transporter permease — protein MLRRLLAALPLAVGITLVTFTLLRLLPGDPVDIMMGQAGNVSEAEMQALRSHLDLDKPLPVQLTRFLHNLVRGDLGDSIRTARPVSELIAEALPATLELALAALLFAVTVAVPAGVVSAVRHRSALDHATMGAAFVGVAMPGFWLGLVLILLFSVTLGWLPASGRLDPGLDLPARTGLMLVDSLLAGKGAALRSALRHLVLPAVTLGAELAAVLSRVVRASMLEVLRADYIRVARAKGVSGWRLIVKHALRNATAPAVTVLGLQMGVLLGGNMVVETVFGWPGLGRMVVSAIFARDYPLVQGAVLLYALTFLGANLLVDLLYTLVNPRVATT, from the coding sequence ATGCTCCGGCGGCTTCTTGCCGCCCTGCCCCTGGCCGTGGGCATCACGCTCGTGACGTTCACGCTGTTGCGCCTGCTGCCAGGGGATCCGGTTGACATTATGATGGGCCAGGCCGGCAACGTGAGCGAGGCCGAGATGCAGGCGCTGCGCAGCCATCTGGACCTCGACAAACCGTTGCCGGTCCAGCTCACGCGCTTCCTGCACAACCTGGTTCGTGGCGACCTCGGCGACTCCATCCGTACCGCCCGGCCCGTCTCCGAGCTGATCGCCGAAGCGCTGCCCGCCACCCTCGAGCTGGCGCTGGCGGCTCTCCTTTTCGCCGTGACGGTAGCCGTACCGGCGGGTGTGGTCTCGGCCGTTCGCCATCGTTCGGCGCTGGATCATGCGACCATGGGAGCGGCGTTCGTGGGGGTCGCGATGCCCGGCTTCTGGCTGGGGCTGGTGTTGATCCTGCTGTTCAGCGTGACACTGGGTTGGCTGCCCGCCTCGGGCCGGCTCGACCCGGGGCTCGACCTGCCCGCCAGGACGGGTCTCATGCTGGTCGACAGCCTCCTGGCGGGCAAGGGCGCCGCGTTGCGCTCCGCGCTGCGCCACCTCGTGCTTCCGGCCGTCACGCTCGGCGCCGAGCTCGCCGCCGTCCTCTCCAGGGTCGTCCGCGCCAGCATGCTGGAGGTTCTGCGAGCCGATTACATCCGGGTGGCCCGGGCCAAGGGGGTGAGCGGATGGCGCCTCATCGTAAAGCACGCGCTGCGCAACGCAACGGCTCCCGCCGTGACGGTGCTGGGGCTGCAGATGGGGGTGCTCCTGGGCGGCAACATGGTAGTGGAAACGGTGTTCGGCTGGCCCGGGCTGGGGCGGATGGTGGTTTCGGCCATCTTCGCCCGGGACTACCCACTGGTACAGGGCGCGGTGCTGCTGTATGCGCTGACCTTTCTGGGAGCGAACCTGCTGGTGGACTTGCTGTACACGCTCGTCAACCCGCGCGTCGCTACGACCTGA